Below is a genomic region from Culicoides brevitarsis isolate CSIRO-B50_1 chromosome 2, AGI_CSIRO_Cbre_v1, whole genome shotgun sequence.
ctggttgaaatttgaaaatatgttggaaaattatttttaaaaaaacaatgaacttAATAAAGGCAcgcaaatataattaaattctgtctgaatgataataatatagaTTGctccaattaatttaatattcatttctTCTTTCAGCTACTTGATTTATTAGCTGGGTGGGATGCCTAGGACCTAGACACAGGTATTCATGTGTTTTTATTGTACCTATGCTAATATGCTAAAATatcactttttcaatttttgtcttataATGCTATGCGAGTCACATCAAAATGttcaacttaaataaaaaaaaaagtagcaaatATGTGTAATTTATTCAACTTATAATGAACATTAtactaaaacaaaacaatttacatcgattcttgcattttttttcctaaattgaAACTCATTATGCTAGAGCGTGTCGTGTGTACTTGagtcaaaaatgataaattaaacttttttatatcacACAACCACAAGTCACATTACAAACATCAaaccaaacgaaaaaaaattaaaatcatgaaaaacgtGTGTAACAGAGCACATTTAACTATAAATGTTCACTAAGtttatgtatatattttaCACAGCaatgatttaataattaaaatgattcaatTTCTATACCAGTTGAATCGCGGCATTCCTTATAAAGAACTAGACACGTTcctaatgataaaattagtaAACTGCCCATAACAATACTGACAGCTACTATCCATACACGggtatcaaaattttccgcATCTATCATTATTCTTCGTATAAGATCTAAGTTGATGAGTAAGAGTGACAATAGATGATGGAGTGAAGGTGTGTTGCAGGAAATACACAGGCAATGTGAAGTAATAGATATgttagtaagtttttttttcattattttgagtTGATACACaaacattaatattaattttgtttgggAAAATATATacgaaagaaatgaaaaaaaggaaatatttagATAAACGATCATCGTAAACACAGAACATCAATTCATTAATAATGGACATCAATCGTTGAGTGGggaagaagagagaaaaagaaataattcttACCCTTTTCTTCGGTTTTTGGTACGGTTGTTGCAGTAATGAGGGATTTCTCGCCAGGTCCGAGTTTGTTTGTGCCCCAAATACGGAATTCATATGTTGTATTGGGCGACaggtgaaaaatttccaattgacgctgaaaatattttgtttcattttctaattttaccCTCATATTCTTTTTATACTTACAGCATTTGGACTAATATGATGCGGATCTAGTAACATCCATTCCGTTTCATTTTCGCCAGCTTCCGGCATGCGTCTCATTTCTGCTGTAAAATCTAAGAGAGGATAACCCCCCGTTCTATTAGGCCAAATTTCCCATATTATGACAGCAATGATTGTGGTAGCGCGGCATTTGAATTTCGCGACGGGCCCGGGAACCGTTCGGACAGTCACTTCGATACGAGCCACCTCCACTACAGTATCTTTGGTAAAGTTTTCGTTATGTACACTATTATCGTCGATGCCAACATTCACGGATTCATAGAACCCGGGAATCATTTCGGAACAAATGTACGTTCCGGCGTCATTTGTATTGAGGTTGGGAAGGAAAAGTGATCCATTTggctgtgaaaaattaaaattcgaataTTAAATATGTTAAGTGTTGAGATGTTATCACTTACTAGCACATGGATGCCATCGTCCATTTTTCCTTCACGAACCCACATCACAGTACCAAGTTTGCTCGAACATGGCAATGTTAGGTTTTGTCCTTCATCTACAACGTAGTAGTAtcgattattaatattattgttgtttagatctcgttgttgttgttgctgctgctgctgctgttgctgttgGGACGAAGACACCatacaaaaaactgaaaagagAGACACGTGTGAGCGATAACATCGAATATTTTAACACATatcttttattgaaataacaaaaatacacATTCTTTGAAcatcttttattgttttaggCTTAATAAAATGTCAAGAGCAAATGCGAATATATTAATTCAGTATATTTATCATGCATTTCTGGCTATTTTATAGAAATCgctaattctttattttattattgaaaattttcttttacttttcaaaaaaaaaaatgttttaagtttaatgtttattaataagcttggcaaaaatatgcaaatgcatatttttttctttcgtcctAATGAAAAACCAAATATAGGAAAATCCGTTTCATGCGATTTCGAACtttatttaagtaaaagtttagaaaaatatttttttttacttttgataatagtattttttaacataatatttaattttcaaaacaaaatttttgaattttgtttaaataattcgcacaaaaaaaagtaaaacaataaggccatttcaattttttttttttgatgtttttgtcccaaaagacttttttcaaaatgggagggggcaaaataaaaaaaaaagttttgaaatactttttcatacaaaatgacaaaatttaaacaatttttgatcattaaataatatttttgttgtttttatgtttgagatttaataatttaaaattgaaaaaaataattgtcaaattttctacttgactttcaaaaaaaaaaatacgttagAGTATTTAAGTTTTAGAAGCCCTGGTTCTCTATATTCAAAAAGAAGAACATAAATTACTAAGGTTTTAGATCATATATCTTCTAAATCACTGACCATTCCTATGACAAAGTTGCGATCAACAACCTATTCCAATGACACCGTACCAGGTGTgcttcattttcttttgttttcacTGAAGGTATGCGTAACTTCTCTATTAAatcaaatacaaacaaaaccgGACAACTTAATTCCAAAAGTAAACTTATTTactgacaaaatatttatatatgttttttgcttttcgttttttttttgttctacaaATTAAAGCACGAAATACAATATGACACGAAAACTTTATTTCATTCCGCTACCGCACACCGGTGCGAAAccatataaaaattgatgagtttgtgatttgttttgtttcgtgCTAAATCTTTTTTAAGCACTAGCATGAGTATTCTTAACATTCgcattgtgtatttttttttcattttattttattattatatcaaaTACCCaacaatgaaaaactttttcaatgatttcGATTCATTCTTTCAACCACGGAATAAATACAATGTATAATAATCCAATAGGAAAACAATAACATTGCTTTGTGTACAAGTAGCTATATTTGTAGTGACTCGCGTCATCGAAAGTGTATTATTACCTCACAGagtgaaatgaaaaacaaaagaatattttttgcaatgtAAGGTATCGTAAGATATGATATAACCAAGTTGTGGGTGATGTCAATGTAATGGGAAGGTGATTTAGATTGTGTTAGTAGGGTAGCACGAGaatgattttcttcttttttattcaacgTCTTTATATACAACTTTTGTACAGGTGAATCATATTGCATATATGAGTATGTTGTATATAGCATAAGCATATAAGCTTCATGACCGGAGTTATTTTTAGCAACAATTCTATGTATACGACtcctttttgtttattttgtatgttttttcaattttacataataaaattattatctaacttttactattatttgtgaaatttttgtgttactattttaagcattttacttctttttttttatcagaattttaatattatgataaaattttctccatattttttttgtgttatgtaAACAAGTTAAGTAATCCTTTATCCGCTTACCTACAAACGAAAACACGGATTCCAGTACAACGTTACGATTGTTTAATAGCATATTTCCATATCACTTTTAACAGATTGTATGTTAATAATATCTAAAACTTTTCGATTCATACAAACAAACACttttttgcgaaataaaaaaaatactgattttttaatactcgAGATAATCTGGCTTGTGTTCACTTTACTCCGAAATGAATGATAAAATTGTCGTAtagtgaacaaatttttagttagttAACGAGAGAACAACACGACATTATAGTGGACACAATtgcacaattttaaaatacactaataaatattataatatacaataaaatacTGGCACCATCAAAAAGCTTGcttttgatgatgattgttgTGTATACAAGACTCTACTAGTTGACAATTCGCAAATACATGGGGGATGTTTCAGAGCGTTTTTCGGTGGGGCGCTGCAGTAAACTCAAAAAGGACTTTTCATGGATTTCCTCACGTTTGTTTATATCGTTTGTTTACAAAATTCCTGCATGGGGAACAACGGAATATATACGTGACGCAAAGAGGGTGGTGGGAAAAATAGCAAGTAATACTTGAATAACTCCAATTTTGCGCATGTGGAAACTTCATTGCATGCATCACCGTTCAAATCATTTTAccgttattttatttcatacaaaaatgattttttttagtttcattatGGAATGTTTATTgtaccaaaataaaaataatttttattggacTTTCTTTTCAGTTTCCTTCTTTACGGGCAAGGCTTTGGGTTCTTCCTTGATGTCCTTTTCAGCACTCTTCGATTCAGAGCTGGATCCCTCAGACGCTGGAGCTTTTGTGGCTTCCTTGCTCTCTGACTCGCTTGAGGAAATCTCTTTTGGCGCTTCGTCCGCCAACATTTCCTCCTTGTCGCCATCGCGGAAGTTACGAGCTTCTCCTCCGAATTCTCTGAAGGCAACTGCTAGTCCTGGATTAATTTCTTCCAACGGAGTATCTCCATAACGGATATACACTGGAACATATCCAGGTTTTTGAGGAAGTGTTTGTAATGGAGCGGCAtctaaaaatacacaaacaaaaaatgcataaaatgtaaatatatatttaaaaaaatatatttcgttGAGGTTCTTgaataaacttatttatttaaaatttttgacatttttgattgaaatatcataaaaattacattttttgttaaaattatacaaaaatcgaattaaattttctttagtgACATTCAGATGAAAGATCAcgtaagcaaatttttattatttcaaaaaaaaaaaaataaaataaaaaaaattaagtttaaatttatttaagtttgaattatcttcaatttttaaataaaaaaaataattatttaatgttaaataattgtcgttttacaataaaaaattatgaaattttttttttttacatacatATTTAGGTATTactacaaaaaacaaaatttaatcgcCTTAATGAGCTtgctttaatacaaaaattttttcatacaatttgaGGGATGAttcaatctttattttttttttgtgttagcaAAGTAAActattcttacaaaaaaaaaaaaaaaaaaaaaaaatgatgagtcACATCGGTCGGAAACAGCTAACACCATGAAAGTTAAtgtcccaaaaaaattaacgctcTTGATAAAAACCGATAGagagataatttatttatacgaGCCTGATCACAATCCCTAGATTATTACTAATTATGACTCtgcttttataattaaaatccataaaaaccattaaaagGTAACGATCCGTTAATAGGAATCGATAATTTGGAACACTATACTGTAGCTACAATATTCAGTTTTATTCGCGCAAAATTTCCTCTACATGCATCAGGAAACAAATGGTCAGGTTGGAGGACGTGgacaattgtacaaaaaacatgattcaaaaaaatgtgacaataaaatcataaaaaagttatacATCGTACTAATAGCGaacaaaaaagtcaaacataacaaaaaaacggATATCATCTCGAATTATATTAACTCGAAGATGATTAATAGCTCGATGATTGTGTTCAGCATGATAATCGTTTATTGAAGATGATCTGCCCAGAAATAAATAATCGATACAGAATATTTACTAAACACATAGTtatgataaataattgttgttgaaaaacatatatttacttaaaaaggGCAGAAAACTTGACCGCAATCGTTACAATTGATTATGTGGATTTTTTGCAGtttacaggaaaaaaaaataaaaatcacttgTTCATTTTGTATGATATCTAGTAACTTAAAGCTCgtgtaaaaatgatttaatattgcaaaaatttataattgctGGAACGTGACTGTTATACCCTGTTTCGCATGACCACTAATTTTGATGAGTGCATCAATCCCATCAAATTAATCAGATTTGactgtttgttttaattattaaattaattcaatttgtttGCCATTACTTGCAATTGCcgcttttataaaatttgatgatgttGCGTATGTGCCTTTGATTAACTCACCTATTGTAATCAATATGAAATACAATGAAACGACGGTAAACGCTGCTAATCTAATCATATTGTTAgttgttgacaaaaaaaacttgcttACGTTATGtgtttacacgaaaaaagctACTCAGATACTAAACTCTGTTAGTATCATCATCTCATCTTTAtagttactttttttatatttattaaaatcatgaCTCTTAGTGTCAGTGCTCGCTAGTAGCTTTTTTTGCATTACTTTGCTACAGGAGtcgtattataataataataatcatcatctcgTACTACCTACCTACCTACAATAACGTACCAAGTAGACGAAGTTTGTGTTATTATAGAAACACCTTTTCACTCGTCATATCTTACCTTGCCTCACACACGTTTTGTGCGTTTGGTGCAAAAATTACGGTCGTGTAAATTCCTAGTCGAGGTGTGTGAGCGCGTAGAACAAgacgagaagaagaaaaaatggtTTTGCTTGTACGGGAAATGAGTGGCAAAACATGACAAAAGTAATAGGTATATGTATAATGCTGAATATATGTGTGCAAGAGACttaatgaaatgtaaaaaaaagaagattgaAACCGGTAGATGAGTAAGAATACGCTGAATTGTTGACGAGGCtttgttattatattattatacaacaacattatatattatattttatgagcTTCTATacgtgttttaattttatcactcATTTGTTCTTCTATAAATATTCCACTATTCTCCTCTGTAgaatttaatatgaataaaCATTTGAAGTTCAAGACTACCAGTAGctcaacataattttatttactttatttttttggcagcATTCACTGTCTCTCTCGGTTAACAAAATATCATCATTTATCATTTGTCTAAATAATTCAAGAAGACATACATGTATAGAAGCTCCACAACAAttgtacacacaaaaaataataacaacaataataagatgataaataaaattgcttaTTTATTCTATATATTATAACAGGTACACATTATACGCAACCTAATATTTGCAAATCTGAgcaattttctaataataacGCAACATTCATCAAAATCTGTGTTACTTATGTATCgcaaattgttgtttttttcgtgtgtattCCATTCTAATTTATCCTTCATTGACGCATGACGAAGAAAAATACGCTCCAAACTTTCGAAGCAacttactaataataataaggagAAATATAAAGAGTAAACACATCGTTTGAGTAGGCATTGCTATTCTTCATGTACGCCTACTTGTTTCATCAATTGATTCACATTCCAATCCTCTCTAATATATAgggcaaataataatttgggaAGATTTATTATATAATGTTATTTGAATTGTTATGTTTATTTTCGGcttgatagaaaaattttgcgtAATGCCAGTGAAAAGCATgcggagataaaaaaaaacgagattgAATACAAGAAAATGCACCTGTGACTGTAGATACGCAAGTATTCCAACTTTTATCTTATTGTGACAGGTTGAATTAATTCATCTGCCCAAGTTAGtcctaaattataaattttaaattaataataaaaagaaacattaaaTATATAGTACTGaaactaatttaatataatcatGGTTTTGGAGAAATTcgacgtaaatttttttccactttAGATTTGCTCTTGGCATAAAtatcattcaatttaaatgtGTCATAAACAAAATTCCTGAGATAAgtatatgaaacaaaaaaaaactgagaagTAATGAAATGTTTGTGaatgtacaaaatttgtttggcGTTTCTTTGAACTCAAAGTTTAATATACCAACttctttaagcaaaaaaaaaatctaataaacttaaattcaAGGTTTTTATGAAGGTCAGTACAGTAAATTATAATGcaacgttaaattttattacccagaggaagaataaaaatattaataaaaaggcAAGTGAGATTTCAAACAATGTTCTACATTATTTGAGacttaaaaacatatttaaatgaCAAATGATTTTAgagtaatttaataattttggtttataattaacatttttatttcttattttcaaaattcatagtttctaaattatgttaaaagaaacaatcaaaatgtacttaaaataaaagaaaatgcaCCTGTGACTGTAGATACGCAAGTATTCCAACTTTTATCTTATTGGACAGGTTGAATTAATTCAtcagtttttaaatgaaacattAAATATATAGTACTGaaactaatttaatataatcatGGTTTGGGAGAAATTcgacgtaaatttttttcctttagatAAAtatcattcaatttaaatgtgtcataaacaaaattcctgaaattttgaaaattttatgattttgtattttttaaaaattgtttaactaTAGAGAACTTATGCGACGtcgtattttccttttaaccCCCCCTCCCCCTTCGTAAATCCATCGGAAACTcataaatgtcataaaaataaaaataaaatcataaaatattattttaattttttatttaagtttttaatatattttagatattttatgaaaattcttgtattaaatttaagatatatcactaaaaaattccattcaatcaatttatttatttttggaaaaatcaagtataatgaaacaatttttaaaattacactcACCTTATATTACCTTTAGCACAttgtataattttgaaaactaaaactCAGTTTTGAATTACTAATTCtatgtttttaatatgaaGAACATCAATAATCATCGGTGGCTATCAAACTTATTGATcgacaaaatatatataattcgAGTCCACCTATCCTATTTCAGTTGACAATAACATTTGCAATTATAACAAGAGTAAATAAATCTACGTGTACTAaagcattttaatattttaacatattttttgtcgaattgtTAACTTTCCTATACGGTTTCCCACTCGGAAATACATGTCTATGCacttaaatctaaaataaatagatttgAAACAACATTTAACACGTAGAAtaggtaataaatttttttcatgtgtgcACTTTATCTACAGattatttttcactatttatgttggtttttcttgttttttttttgttgtaaattattGTCGAATGCTTTTAATTTCATCCGAACAGATTTTTGTGCGTGActgattttcaattgaaaaatatgtgtATGTTTCGAAAGCTTTTTTGAAATCTCGcacttttcaaatattttatcacaCAATGTATGCCAAACTTTAATTTGATTGGAATTGTGGGTCAAACAGATGTCGTCATTTGCTCAACCACATGTACTTGTGGTCGAATATTAgcctgctgttgttgttgctgccaATAATTGCTTCCATTTATCCATTGACAATACTGTTGTTGTGCTCCCTTATTGTTGTACAAGCTACTGTAATCGAAATGATGACCGTTGCCTAAGCCCTCGGGCACACTTCGACTACGTGCATGCAAAGTGCCGTTAGTTTGGTAATAGGTAAATGGATAGAATGTTTGGTGGTGttgcagttgttgttgttgttgttggtgttGACGATGCAGTTCGCACCTAAAAGTGTCAAGTTTGTGCATGGAAGACAAATTATtcggaaaaagaaaaattacgccaaaaatttgattatctACCTTGAATATCTTCGATCAATCGTATTACACGCACTTTGTGAGCCGTGGCACGATGCTGGCTGATAATTCAATTCGTTGGCATTCATCATTGCATGTGGTGTCTGGAATGCAAACGAATAGCTTTTTTGCAAGCGCCCAGGTCTGCCACATCCATCATTGTACATCATcggctgttgttgttgctgcaggTAGTATCCTTGTTGATATGCATTGGCAGGATATGGAGAACTCGTTGGCCAATTTTGACGTCTACGATTGAGAGAATAGCTACGTGAGAGTCCGTGCGGACATGTATCGGTAGTGGTGGTGGCAGTGGAAGGTTGTGTACATCGCGACATAATCGATCCGTTTGTCGAATATTTGGAGACATTTTTACGTTCCTCTAGATGTCCGatgaaaaacatcaaaataccAGAAATCAGAGCGAATGCGGAACAAATGTAATAACCGGCGCGACCGTATTTGTGTGATGCTTCATTTAGATAAGCAGTTAGAGGAACTCCTATTACTACTGGCAGTGATTCAGCTCCCTTTATAAAacctttgatgttttttttgttgtaaatgtaaaaaacaaatattgttttcataatttttttttgtcataagtTTCAACTTACCCCATGCTTTGGTAAAATGCTTGCCGCGTATTCGTTCTAACGCTAACATTTTCAACGAATATTTATAGCCGCCAAGACTAAGGCCGTAGCTCCAAGCGACTAAACAAAAGTAATGGTGCTCGGAGATGCCAGATAAAAATAACATCGAGACCGCTGATAAAATAACACAgccctgaaatatttttcaagcaaatgtTAGTTTGATTGTATACCATTCAGgagtaatgattttttgatttttcctcccttttttgtttattattaattgaaaattttgcaataattgtcaaaaagttCCGAAatatgttcataaaaaaaatattttattgaaa
It encodes:
- the LOC134830409 gene encoding contactin-3 isoform X3, which gives rise to MLLNNRNVVLESVFSFVVFCMVSSSQQQQQQQQQQQQRDLNNNNINNRYYYVVDEGQNLTLPCSSKLGTVMWVREGKMDDGIHVLPNGSLFLPNLNTNDAGTYICSEMIPGFYESVNVGIDDNSVHNENFTKDTVVEVARIEVTVRTVPGPVAKFKCRATTIIAVIIWEIWPNRTGGYPLLDFTAEMRRMPEAGENETEWMLLDPHHISPNARQLEIFHLSPNTTYEFRIWGTNKLGPGEKSLITATTVPKTEEKDLIRRIMIDAENFDTRVWIVAVSIVMGSLLILSLGTCLVLYKECRDSTGIEIESF
- the LOC134830409 gene encoding uncharacterized protein LOC134830409 isoform X1, whose protein sequence is MLLNNRNVVLESVFSFVVFCMVSSSQQQQQQQQQQQQRDLNNNNINNRYYYVVDEGQNLTLPCSSKLGTVMWVREGKMDDGIHVLPNGSLFLPNLNTNDAGTYICSEMIPGFYESVNVGIDDNSVHNENFTKDTVVEVARIEVTVRTVPGPVAKFKCRATTIIAVIIWEIWPNRTGGYPLLDFTAEMRRMPEAGENETEWMLLDPHHISPNARQLEIFHLSPNTTYEFRIWGTNKLGPGEKSLITATTVPKTEEKDTVKHGDLDSVELVPNIILNPGFCESDNAQQSNNVLSPAIMRSPSPITTQTYYAAANGRVGGGLTVRHHHSHHLHTPDDDAFDGEEPMTFSRKMSIFFTGNTIKRI
- the LOC134830409 gene encoding uncharacterized protein LOC134830409 isoform X2 → MLLNNRNVVLESVFSFVVFCMVSSSQQQQQQQQQQQQRDLNNNNINNRYYYVVDEGQNLTLPCSSKLGTVMWVREGKMDDGIHVLPNGSLFLPNLNTNDAGTYICSEMIPGFYESVNVGIDDNSVHNENFTKDTVVEVARIEVTVRTVPGPVAKFKCRATTIIAVIIWEIWPNRTGGYPLLDFTAEMRRMPEAGENETEWMLLDPHHISPNARQLEIFHLSPNTTYEFRIWGTNKLGPGEKSLITATTVPKTEEKGFCESDNAQQSNNVLSPAIMRSPSPITTQTYYAAANGRVGGGLTVRHHHSHHLHTPDDDAFDGEEPMTFSRKMSIFFTGNTIKRI
- the LOC134831728 gene encoding uncharacterized protein LOC134831728, whose amino-acid sequence is MIRLAAFTVVSLYFILITIDAAPLQTLPQKPGYVPVYIRYGDTPLEEINPGLAVAFREFGGEARNFRDGDKEEMLADEAPKEISSSESESKEATKAPASEGSSSESKSAEKDIKEEPKALPVKKETEKKVQ